In Electrophorus electricus isolate fEleEle1 chromosome 18, fEleEle1.pri, whole genome shotgun sequence, one genomic interval encodes:
- the adam9 gene encoding disintegrin and metalloproteinase domain-containing protein 9 isoform X2, translated as MWSGILPFTGRRRLDKEARPTVKNPSASYSGKFKKNMVYKLRSRCFPTIWVLCLLSELSDCAGGSASQSSQFSSYEVTVPTRISRIRREQDRPASHKVSYVIPALGKEHVVILEKNDLLLPDDFTVYSYAKDGSLVTERPDMKGHCHYRGYVEGAGDSSVALSVCSGLRGVVHMENSSFGIEPLDGSPANEHLVYRLEDVKAEPFTCGTPRSGYHDDQASAGHLEESHTHNITPGQSVSHLIRKKRAVLHQTHYVELLFVVDSDRFDFTNRNQTAVREEMVQLANYVDSMYIPLNIRVVLVGLEIWSAGNPINTDGSAGEVLGRFTQWREKELVPRRRHDSAQLILNKSFGGTAGMAFVGTACSRSHGGGINAFTNKNIVSFASIVAHELGHNLGMNHDDGRQCGCDVNLCIMNSGATGSWNFSSCSADDFEKMILNSGGSCLLNIPRPDEAYSAPYCGNKLVDIGEECDCGSEEECEKDPCCEPKTCKLRARAECAYGVCCKHCRFLPAGSVCRSSTDECDLPEYCNGSSALCQADVFKQNGHPCQQGQAYCYNGQCQNYDGQCQAIFGSKAKAAPETCFKDVNSKGDRFGNCGYQNYGFKKCESRNAMCGKLQCENVQMNVIFGIKPSIIQTPIGGTICWGVDFLLGSDVPDPGMVNEGTKCGENKVCLNYECRSADVLNYDCEVKKKCHGHGVCNSNKNCHCENGWAPPFCEAVGYGGSMDSGPTWNDKDTSTRDGLLVFFFLVLPLLALGLFVFFRRNELQRRFCRRKRSQGYQADSSNSRTPANQRGNPNIHQAQLLPPEEMAHPSSTSSAPQYTTKPPRPAFARPPPPAPVPQRPAPPPPV; from the exons GTTCGGCCTCCCAGAGCTCACAGTTCAGCTCTTATGAAGTGACCGTTCCAACACGCATCAGCAGGATCAGGAGAGAACAGGACCGGCCCGCCTCCCACAAG GTTTCCTATGTAATCCCAGCTCTGGGAAAAGAACATGTTGTCATTTTGGAGAAGAATGA TCTGCTCCTGCCGGACGATTTCACGGTGTATTCCTACGCCAAGGATGGCTCACTGGTCACAGAAAGGCCTGACATGAAG GGACACTGTCATTACCGTGGTTACGTAGAGGGCGCAGGAGATTCCTCCGTCGCTCTGAGTGTCTGCTCTGGCCTGCG aggcgTGGTCCACATGGAGAACTCTAGTTTCGGCATTGAACCTCTGGATGGCTCGCCGGCTAACGAGCACTTGGTTTACCGTCTGGAGGATGTCAAGGCAGAGCCTTTTACTTGTGGAACACCCCGATCTGGTTACCATGATGACCAAGCATCAGCTGGGCACCTGGAGGAGAGCCACACCCACAACATTACACCAGGTCAATCTGTCAGTCATCTGATCAGG AAAAAACGGGCTGTCCTGCACCAAACCCATTATGTGGAGCTGCTGTTTGTGGTCGACAGTGATAGG TTTGACTTTACAAACAGGAATCAGACAGCAGTGCGAGAAGAGATGGTTCAGCTTGCCAACTACGTTGATAGT ATGTATATACCCCTGAACATCCGAGTTGTTCTGGTGGGCCTGGAGATCTGGTCGGCGGGGAACCCCATCAATACGGATGGCAGTGCTGGTGAGGTGCTCGGCCGCTTCACCCAATGGAGGGAGAAGGAGCTGGTACCCCGCCGTCGCCATGACAGCGCCCAGCTCATCCT GAATAAAAGTTTTGGGGGCACGGCAGGGATGGCGTTTGTGGGGACAGCCTGTTCCAGAAGTCATGGGGGTGGAATCAATGCG TTCACCAATAAAAACATAGTGTCCTTTGCCTCCATCGTGGCCCATGAGCTGGGCCATAACCTGGGGATGAACCACGACGATGGAAGGCAGTGTGGATGTGACGTGAACCTCTGCATCATGAACTCAGGAGCAAC tGGATCATGGAACTTCAGTAGTTGCAGTGCAGATGATTTTGAGAAGATGATCCTGAACTCAGGCGGCAGCTGTCTGCTTAACATCCCGCGACCTGACGAGGCCTACAGCGCCCCCTACTGTGGCAACAAGCTGGTGGACATCGGCGAGGAGTGCGACTGCGGCTCAGAGGAA GAATGTGAGAAAGACCCCTGCTGTGAGCCCAAGACATGTAAGCTCCGAGCCAGAGCTGAGTGTGCTTATGGAGTCTGCTGCAAGCACTGCAGG TTCCTTCCTGCTGGCTCTGTATGCAGGAGCAGTACTGATGAGTGTGATCTACCAGAGTACTGTAACGGctcctctgctctgtgtcaGGCTGACGTTTTCAAACAGAACGGCCATCCGTGCCAACAAGGCCAAGCCTACTGCTACAACGGCCAGTGCCAGAACTATGACGGCCAGTGTCAGGCCATATTTGGTTCCA AGGCGAAAGCTGCTCCTGAGACGTGTTTTAAGGATGTAAACTCTAAAGGTGACCGCTTTGGAAACTGTGGCTACCAGAACTATGGTTTCAAGAAGTGTGAGAGCAG GAATGCTATGTGTGGGAAGCTCCAGTGTGAAAATGTCCAGATGAATGTGATATTTGGCATCAAGCCCTCCATCATCCAGACCCCTATCGGGGGTACCATCTGCTGGGGAGTGGACTTCCTCCTTGGCTCCGATGTTCCCGACCCCGGCATGGTCAACGAGGGCACCAAGTGCGGCGAGAACAAG GTTTGCTTAAACTATGAGTGCAGAAGCGCAGATGTGCTGAATTATGACTGCGAGGTGAAGAAGAAATGCCACGGCCATGGG GTGTGTAACAGCAATAAGAACTGCCACTGTGAGAACGGCTGGGCTCCTCCGTTTTGTGAGGCAGTAGGCTACGGTGGAAGCATGGACAGTGGACCCACCTGGAATG ATAAAGACACGTCTACGCGGGATGGCCTCCTGGTGTTCTTTTTCCTGGTTCTTCCTCTCCTGGCTTTGGGCCTCTTCGTTTTCTTCAGGAGGAATGAACTGCAGCGCCGGTTCTGCAGGCGGAAACGCTCTCAGGGTTACCA aGCGGATAGCAGCAACAGCCGGACCCCTGCAAATCAGCGTGGAAACCCCAACATA CATCAGGCTCAGTTACTACCACCTGAGGAG atgGCTCACCCGAGCAGTACCTCGTCGGCGCCACAGTACACCACCAAACCACCACGCCCTGCGTTTGCACG accACCCCCTCCTGCTCCTGTGCCTCAAAGACCAGCTCCGCCTCCCCCTGTATAA
- the adam9 gene encoding disintegrin and metalloproteinase domain-containing protein 9 isoform X1 yields MWSGILPFTGRRRLDKEARPTVKNPSASYSGKFKKNMVYKLRSRCFPTIWVLCLLSELSDCAGGSASQSSQFSSYEVTVPTRISRIRREQDRPASHKVSYVIPALGKEHVVILEKNDLLLPDDFTVYSYAKDGSLVTERPDMKGHCHYRGYVEGAGDSSVALSVCSGLRGVVHMENSSFGIEPLDGSPANEHLVYRLEDVKAEPFTCGTPRSGYHDDQASAGHLEESHTHNITPGQSVSHLIRKKRAVLHQTHYVELLFVVDSDRFDFTNRNQTAVREEMVQLANYVDSMYIPLNIRVVLVGLEIWSAGNPINTDGSAGEVLGRFTQWREKELVPRRRHDSAQLILNKSFGGTAGMAFVGTACSRSHGGGINAFTNKNIVSFASIVAHELGHNLGMNHDDGRQCGCDVNLCIMNSGATGSWNFSSCSADDFEKMILNSGGSCLLNIPRPDEAYSAPYCGNKLVDIGEECDCGSEEECEKDPCCEPKTCKLRARAECAYGVCCKHCRFLPAGSVCRSSTDECDLPEYCNGSSALCQADVFKQNGHPCQQGQAYCYNGQCQNYDGQCQAIFGSKAKAAPETCFKDVNSKGDRFGNCGYQNYGFKKCESRNAMCGKLQCENVQMNVIFGIKPSIIQTPIGGTICWGVDFLLGSDVPDPGMVNEGTKCGENKVCLNYECRSADVLNYDCEVKKKCHGHGVCNSNKNCHCENGWAPPFCEAVGYGGSMDSGPTWNDKDTSTRDGLLVFFFLVLPLLALGLFVFFRRNELQRRFCRRKRSQGYQADSSNSRTPANQRGNPNIVREGHQAQLLPPEEMAHPSSTSSAPQYTTKPPRPAFARPPPPAPVPQRPAPPPPV; encoded by the exons GTTCGGCCTCCCAGAGCTCACAGTTCAGCTCTTATGAAGTGACCGTTCCAACACGCATCAGCAGGATCAGGAGAGAACAGGACCGGCCCGCCTCCCACAAG GTTTCCTATGTAATCCCAGCTCTGGGAAAAGAACATGTTGTCATTTTGGAGAAGAATGA TCTGCTCCTGCCGGACGATTTCACGGTGTATTCCTACGCCAAGGATGGCTCACTGGTCACAGAAAGGCCTGACATGAAG GGACACTGTCATTACCGTGGTTACGTAGAGGGCGCAGGAGATTCCTCCGTCGCTCTGAGTGTCTGCTCTGGCCTGCG aggcgTGGTCCACATGGAGAACTCTAGTTTCGGCATTGAACCTCTGGATGGCTCGCCGGCTAACGAGCACTTGGTTTACCGTCTGGAGGATGTCAAGGCAGAGCCTTTTACTTGTGGAACACCCCGATCTGGTTACCATGATGACCAAGCATCAGCTGGGCACCTGGAGGAGAGCCACACCCACAACATTACACCAGGTCAATCTGTCAGTCATCTGATCAGG AAAAAACGGGCTGTCCTGCACCAAACCCATTATGTGGAGCTGCTGTTTGTGGTCGACAGTGATAGG TTTGACTTTACAAACAGGAATCAGACAGCAGTGCGAGAAGAGATGGTTCAGCTTGCCAACTACGTTGATAGT ATGTATATACCCCTGAACATCCGAGTTGTTCTGGTGGGCCTGGAGATCTGGTCGGCGGGGAACCCCATCAATACGGATGGCAGTGCTGGTGAGGTGCTCGGCCGCTTCACCCAATGGAGGGAGAAGGAGCTGGTACCCCGCCGTCGCCATGACAGCGCCCAGCTCATCCT GAATAAAAGTTTTGGGGGCACGGCAGGGATGGCGTTTGTGGGGACAGCCTGTTCCAGAAGTCATGGGGGTGGAATCAATGCG TTCACCAATAAAAACATAGTGTCCTTTGCCTCCATCGTGGCCCATGAGCTGGGCCATAACCTGGGGATGAACCACGACGATGGAAGGCAGTGTGGATGTGACGTGAACCTCTGCATCATGAACTCAGGAGCAAC tGGATCATGGAACTTCAGTAGTTGCAGTGCAGATGATTTTGAGAAGATGATCCTGAACTCAGGCGGCAGCTGTCTGCTTAACATCCCGCGACCTGACGAGGCCTACAGCGCCCCCTACTGTGGCAACAAGCTGGTGGACATCGGCGAGGAGTGCGACTGCGGCTCAGAGGAA GAATGTGAGAAAGACCCCTGCTGTGAGCCCAAGACATGTAAGCTCCGAGCCAGAGCTGAGTGTGCTTATGGAGTCTGCTGCAAGCACTGCAGG TTCCTTCCTGCTGGCTCTGTATGCAGGAGCAGTACTGATGAGTGTGATCTACCAGAGTACTGTAACGGctcctctgctctgtgtcaGGCTGACGTTTTCAAACAGAACGGCCATCCGTGCCAACAAGGCCAAGCCTACTGCTACAACGGCCAGTGCCAGAACTATGACGGCCAGTGTCAGGCCATATTTGGTTCCA AGGCGAAAGCTGCTCCTGAGACGTGTTTTAAGGATGTAAACTCTAAAGGTGACCGCTTTGGAAACTGTGGCTACCAGAACTATGGTTTCAAGAAGTGTGAGAGCAG GAATGCTATGTGTGGGAAGCTCCAGTGTGAAAATGTCCAGATGAATGTGATATTTGGCATCAAGCCCTCCATCATCCAGACCCCTATCGGGGGTACCATCTGCTGGGGAGTGGACTTCCTCCTTGGCTCCGATGTTCCCGACCCCGGCATGGTCAACGAGGGCACCAAGTGCGGCGAGAACAAG GTTTGCTTAAACTATGAGTGCAGAAGCGCAGATGTGCTGAATTATGACTGCGAGGTGAAGAAGAAATGCCACGGCCATGGG GTGTGTAACAGCAATAAGAACTGCCACTGTGAGAACGGCTGGGCTCCTCCGTTTTGTGAGGCAGTAGGCTACGGTGGAAGCATGGACAGTGGACCCACCTGGAATG ATAAAGACACGTCTACGCGGGATGGCCTCCTGGTGTTCTTTTTCCTGGTTCTTCCTCTCCTGGCTTTGGGCCTCTTCGTTTTCTTCAGGAGGAATGAACTGCAGCGCCGGTTCTGCAGGCGGAAACGCTCTCAGGGTTACCA aGCGGATAGCAGCAACAGCCGGACCCCTGCAAATCAGCGTGGAAACCCCAACATAGTAAGAGAAGGA CATCAGGCTCAGTTACTACCACCTGAGGAG atgGCTCACCCGAGCAGTACCTCGTCGGCGCCACAGTACACCACCAAACCACCACGCCCTGCGTTTGCACG accACCCCCTCCTGCTCCTGTGCCTCAAAGACCAGCTCCGCCTCCCCCTGTATAA
- the adam9 gene encoding disintegrin and metalloproteinase domain-containing protein 9 isoform X3 produces the protein MWSGILPFTGRRRLDKEARPTVKNPSASYSGKFKKNMVYKLRSRCFPTIWVLCLLSELSDCAGGSASQSSQFSSYEVTVPTRISRIRREQDRPASHKVSYVIPALGKEHVVILEKNDLLLPDDFTVYSYAKDGSLVTERPDMKGHCHYRGYVEGAGDSSVALSVCSGLRGVVHMENSSFGIEPLDGSPANEHLVYRLEDVKAEPFTCGTPRSGYHDDQASAGHLEESHTHNITPGQSVSHLIRKKRAVLHQTHYVELLFVVDSDRFDFTNRNQTAVREEMVQLANYVDSMYIPLNIRVVLVGLEIWSAGNPINTDGSAGEVLGRFTQWREKELVPRRRHDSAQLILNKSFGGTAGMAFVGTACSRSHGGGINAFTNKNIVSFASIVAHELGHNLGMNHDDGRQCGCDVNLCIMNSGATGSWNFSSCSADDFEKMILNSGGSCLLNIPRPDEAYSAPYCGNKLVDIGEECDCGSEEECEKDPCCEPKTCKLRARAECAYGVCCKHCRFLPAGSVCRSSTDECDLPEYCNGSSALCQADVFKQNGHPCQQGQAYCYNGQCQNYDGQCQAIFGSKAKAAPETCFKDVNSKGDRFGNCGYQNYGFKKCESRNAMCGKLQCENVQMNVIFGIKPSIIQTPIGGTICWGVDFLLGSDVPDPGMVNEGTKCGENKVCLNYECRSADVLNYDCEVKKKCHGHGVCNSNKNCHCENGWAPPFCEAVGYGGSMDSGPTWNDKDTSTRDGLLVFFFLVLPLLALGLFVFFRRNELQRRFCRRKRSQGYQADSSNSRTPANQRGNPNIVREGMAHPSSTSSAPQYTTKPPRPAFARPPPPAPVPQRPAPPPPV, from the exons GTTCGGCCTCCCAGAGCTCACAGTTCAGCTCTTATGAAGTGACCGTTCCAACACGCATCAGCAGGATCAGGAGAGAACAGGACCGGCCCGCCTCCCACAAG GTTTCCTATGTAATCCCAGCTCTGGGAAAAGAACATGTTGTCATTTTGGAGAAGAATGA TCTGCTCCTGCCGGACGATTTCACGGTGTATTCCTACGCCAAGGATGGCTCACTGGTCACAGAAAGGCCTGACATGAAG GGACACTGTCATTACCGTGGTTACGTAGAGGGCGCAGGAGATTCCTCCGTCGCTCTGAGTGTCTGCTCTGGCCTGCG aggcgTGGTCCACATGGAGAACTCTAGTTTCGGCATTGAACCTCTGGATGGCTCGCCGGCTAACGAGCACTTGGTTTACCGTCTGGAGGATGTCAAGGCAGAGCCTTTTACTTGTGGAACACCCCGATCTGGTTACCATGATGACCAAGCATCAGCTGGGCACCTGGAGGAGAGCCACACCCACAACATTACACCAGGTCAATCTGTCAGTCATCTGATCAGG AAAAAACGGGCTGTCCTGCACCAAACCCATTATGTGGAGCTGCTGTTTGTGGTCGACAGTGATAGG TTTGACTTTACAAACAGGAATCAGACAGCAGTGCGAGAAGAGATGGTTCAGCTTGCCAACTACGTTGATAGT ATGTATATACCCCTGAACATCCGAGTTGTTCTGGTGGGCCTGGAGATCTGGTCGGCGGGGAACCCCATCAATACGGATGGCAGTGCTGGTGAGGTGCTCGGCCGCTTCACCCAATGGAGGGAGAAGGAGCTGGTACCCCGCCGTCGCCATGACAGCGCCCAGCTCATCCT GAATAAAAGTTTTGGGGGCACGGCAGGGATGGCGTTTGTGGGGACAGCCTGTTCCAGAAGTCATGGGGGTGGAATCAATGCG TTCACCAATAAAAACATAGTGTCCTTTGCCTCCATCGTGGCCCATGAGCTGGGCCATAACCTGGGGATGAACCACGACGATGGAAGGCAGTGTGGATGTGACGTGAACCTCTGCATCATGAACTCAGGAGCAAC tGGATCATGGAACTTCAGTAGTTGCAGTGCAGATGATTTTGAGAAGATGATCCTGAACTCAGGCGGCAGCTGTCTGCTTAACATCCCGCGACCTGACGAGGCCTACAGCGCCCCCTACTGTGGCAACAAGCTGGTGGACATCGGCGAGGAGTGCGACTGCGGCTCAGAGGAA GAATGTGAGAAAGACCCCTGCTGTGAGCCCAAGACATGTAAGCTCCGAGCCAGAGCTGAGTGTGCTTATGGAGTCTGCTGCAAGCACTGCAGG TTCCTTCCTGCTGGCTCTGTATGCAGGAGCAGTACTGATGAGTGTGATCTACCAGAGTACTGTAACGGctcctctgctctgtgtcaGGCTGACGTTTTCAAACAGAACGGCCATCCGTGCCAACAAGGCCAAGCCTACTGCTACAACGGCCAGTGCCAGAACTATGACGGCCAGTGTCAGGCCATATTTGGTTCCA AGGCGAAAGCTGCTCCTGAGACGTGTTTTAAGGATGTAAACTCTAAAGGTGACCGCTTTGGAAACTGTGGCTACCAGAACTATGGTTTCAAGAAGTGTGAGAGCAG GAATGCTATGTGTGGGAAGCTCCAGTGTGAAAATGTCCAGATGAATGTGATATTTGGCATCAAGCCCTCCATCATCCAGACCCCTATCGGGGGTACCATCTGCTGGGGAGTGGACTTCCTCCTTGGCTCCGATGTTCCCGACCCCGGCATGGTCAACGAGGGCACCAAGTGCGGCGAGAACAAG GTTTGCTTAAACTATGAGTGCAGAAGCGCAGATGTGCTGAATTATGACTGCGAGGTGAAGAAGAAATGCCACGGCCATGGG GTGTGTAACAGCAATAAGAACTGCCACTGTGAGAACGGCTGGGCTCCTCCGTTTTGTGAGGCAGTAGGCTACGGTGGAAGCATGGACAGTGGACCCACCTGGAATG ATAAAGACACGTCTACGCGGGATGGCCTCCTGGTGTTCTTTTTCCTGGTTCTTCCTCTCCTGGCTTTGGGCCTCTTCGTTTTCTTCAGGAGGAATGAACTGCAGCGCCGGTTCTGCAGGCGGAAACGCTCTCAGGGTTACCA aGCGGATAGCAGCAACAGCCGGACCCCTGCAAATCAGCGTGGAAACCCCAACATAGTAAGAGAAGGA atgGCTCACCCGAGCAGTACCTCGTCGGCGCCACAGTACACCACCAAACCACCACGCCCTGCGTTTGCACG accACCCCCTCCTGCTCCTGTGCCTCAAAGACCAGCTCCGCCTCCCCCTGTATAA
- the adam9 gene encoding disintegrin and metalloproteinase domain-containing protein 9 isoform X4 has translation MWSGILPFTGRRRLDKEARPTVKNPSASYSGKFKKNMVYKLRSRCFPTIWVLCLLSELSDCAGGSASQSSQFSSYEVTVPTRISRIRREQDRPASHKVSYVIPALGKEHVVILEKNDLLLPDDFTVYSYAKDGSLVTERPDMKGHCHYRGYVEGAGDSSVALSVCSGLRGVVHMENSSFGIEPLDGSPANEHLVYRLEDVKAEPFTCGTPRSGYHDDQASAGHLEESHTHNITPGQSVSHLIRKKRAVLHQTHYVELLFVVDSDRFDFTNRNQTAVREEMVQLANYVDSMYIPLNIRVVLVGLEIWSAGNPINTDGSAGEVLGRFTQWREKELVPRRRHDSAQLILNKSFGGTAGMAFVGTACSRSHGGGINAFTNKNIVSFASIVAHELGHNLGMNHDDGRQCGCDVNLCIMNSGATGSWNFSSCSADDFEKMILNSGGSCLLNIPRPDEAYSAPYCGNKLVDIGEECDCGSEEECEKDPCCEPKTCKLRARAECAYGVCCKHCRFLPAGSVCRSSTDECDLPEYCNGSSALCQADVFKQNGHPCQQGQAYCYNGQCQNYDGQCQAIFGSKAKAAPETCFKDVNSKGDRFGNCGYQNYGFKKCESRNAMCGKLQCENVQMNVIFGIKPSIIQTPIGGTICWGVDFLLGSDVPDPGMVNEGTKCGENKVCLNYECRSADVLNYDCEVKKKCHGHGVCNSNKNCHCENGWAPPFCEAVGYGGSMDSGPTWNDKDTSTRDGLLVFFFLVLPLLALGLFVFFRRNELQRRFCRRKRSQGYQADSSNSRTPANQRGNPNIMAHPSSTSSAPQYTTKPPRPAFARPPPPAPVPQRPAPPPPV, from the exons GTTCGGCCTCCCAGAGCTCACAGTTCAGCTCTTATGAAGTGACCGTTCCAACACGCATCAGCAGGATCAGGAGAGAACAGGACCGGCCCGCCTCCCACAAG GTTTCCTATGTAATCCCAGCTCTGGGAAAAGAACATGTTGTCATTTTGGAGAAGAATGA TCTGCTCCTGCCGGACGATTTCACGGTGTATTCCTACGCCAAGGATGGCTCACTGGTCACAGAAAGGCCTGACATGAAG GGACACTGTCATTACCGTGGTTACGTAGAGGGCGCAGGAGATTCCTCCGTCGCTCTGAGTGTCTGCTCTGGCCTGCG aggcgTGGTCCACATGGAGAACTCTAGTTTCGGCATTGAACCTCTGGATGGCTCGCCGGCTAACGAGCACTTGGTTTACCGTCTGGAGGATGTCAAGGCAGAGCCTTTTACTTGTGGAACACCCCGATCTGGTTACCATGATGACCAAGCATCAGCTGGGCACCTGGAGGAGAGCCACACCCACAACATTACACCAGGTCAATCTGTCAGTCATCTGATCAGG AAAAAACGGGCTGTCCTGCACCAAACCCATTATGTGGAGCTGCTGTTTGTGGTCGACAGTGATAGG TTTGACTTTACAAACAGGAATCAGACAGCAGTGCGAGAAGAGATGGTTCAGCTTGCCAACTACGTTGATAGT ATGTATATACCCCTGAACATCCGAGTTGTTCTGGTGGGCCTGGAGATCTGGTCGGCGGGGAACCCCATCAATACGGATGGCAGTGCTGGTGAGGTGCTCGGCCGCTTCACCCAATGGAGGGAGAAGGAGCTGGTACCCCGCCGTCGCCATGACAGCGCCCAGCTCATCCT GAATAAAAGTTTTGGGGGCACGGCAGGGATGGCGTTTGTGGGGACAGCCTGTTCCAGAAGTCATGGGGGTGGAATCAATGCG TTCACCAATAAAAACATAGTGTCCTTTGCCTCCATCGTGGCCCATGAGCTGGGCCATAACCTGGGGATGAACCACGACGATGGAAGGCAGTGTGGATGTGACGTGAACCTCTGCATCATGAACTCAGGAGCAAC tGGATCATGGAACTTCAGTAGTTGCAGTGCAGATGATTTTGAGAAGATGATCCTGAACTCAGGCGGCAGCTGTCTGCTTAACATCCCGCGACCTGACGAGGCCTACAGCGCCCCCTACTGTGGCAACAAGCTGGTGGACATCGGCGAGGAGTGCGACTGCGGCTCAGAGGAA GAATGTGAGAAAGACCCCTGCTGTGAGCCCAAGACATGTAAGCTCCGAGCCAGAGCTGAGTGTGCTTATGGAGTCTGCTGCAAGCACTGCAGG TTCCTTCCTGCTGGCTCTGTATGCAGGAGCAGTACTGATGAGTGTGATCTACCAGAGTACTGTAACGGctcctctgctctgtgtcaGGCTGACGTTTTCAAACAGAACGGCCATCCGTGCCAACAAGGCCAAGCCTACTGCTACAACGGCCAGTGCCAGAACTATGACGGCCAGTGTCAGGCCATATTTGGTTCCA AGGCGAAAGCTGCTCCTGAGACGTGTTTTAAGGATGTAAACTCTAAAGGTGACCGCTTTGGAAACTGTGGCTACCAGAACTATGGTTTCAAGAAGTGTGAGAGCAG GAATGCTATGTGTGGGAAGCTCCAGTGTGAAAATGTCCAGATGAATGTGATATTTGGCATCAAGCCCTCCATCATCCAGACCCCTATCGGGGGTACCATCTGCTGGGGAGTGGACTTCCTCCTTGGCTCCGATGTTCCCGACCCCGGCATGGTCAACGAGGGCACCAAGTGCGGCGAGAACAAG GTTTGCTTAAACTATGAGTGCAGAAGCGCAGATGTGCTGAATTATGACTGCGAGGTGAAGAAGAAATGCCACGGCCATGGG GTGTGTAACAGCAATAAGAACTGCCACTGTGAGAACGGCTGGGCTCCTCCGTTTTGTGAGGCAGTAGGCTACGGTGGAAGCATGGACAGTGGACCCACCTGGAATG ATAAAGACACGTCTACGCGGGATGGCCTCCTGGTGTTCTTTTTCCTGGTTCTTCCTCTCCTGGCTTTGGGCCTCTTCGTTTTCTTCAGGAGGAATGAACTGCAGCGCCGGTTCTGCAGGCGGAAACGCTCTCAGGGTTACCA aGCGGATAGCAGCAACAGCCGGACCCCTGCAAATCAGCGTGGAAACCCCAACATA atgGCTCACCCGAGCAGTACCTCGTCGGCGCCACAGTACACCACCAAACCACCACGCCCTGCGTTTGCACG accACCCCCTCCTGCTCCTGTGCCTCAAAGACCAGCTCCGCCTCCCCCTGTATAA